The sequence TTCACGACAGGCCTGAAGTTCCGGTAATGGATTCATAATCGCTTCTTCGATATCTAGTGGTTGATATTTAACTTCATCTTCGAAGACTATGGAATTGGTTCTTCCTGTTACTAGATCAATCTTCTCTCTTAGAGCTTCTGCAAAATAATATACAAGTCTCTGAACTGGATTACCTGTACTTGATGAGAAGAATACACATTGGTTTACCAATTTAGTTGCTATATCAGACAGTTTTGCTTACTGATTCAGCTGAGGCCAAAAGAAGCTCCACTAACTCAATGTCTCTAATCTCCTCAATGGTGAGAGACTTGGTAGAACTAAGCATGTCATGATCGTCATTCTTTTTGGTAGATAATGCAACATAACGTTCACCGGCAAGACTAATTGTTTCCTGTGGGGATAATTTTCCGCCAGTATCAGCATCAGTGACTTTTGTTCCGCCTCTTACTCCTTTCAACTTATTCAGCCTGTCTATGCATCTATTTAGAAGCTCTATCGATGTCTGTGAATTTGGGCATGGACCATTCGTCGTTGGTTCGGCTAGTCCCGATAGGACTGATTGGAGAGCTTTAGATTCTGGAAAAGATCGAATTGGTGACAAAACCACATCGAATTGTGCATCTTCTGGCATCAACAAACTTGAAAACAGCCCATCTTGCTCATTTGGCAATAACGGACTGATTGGACCATACTTCTGAGTGTTATCTTGACTTAATAATTCAAGACTATAATCTGGATGAAGATGATTGATGTCTTCCCAATCTTCAGTACCAGAAGGATAGGAAAATGGGGAACCGCTCATCACTGATAAGTAAAAACTAAACTGTCAAATGAGACAGATTAATATTGGATTCGCAGGTTTGAGCTCAAATTTATGAGCCTGCAGTATATCTTTTCCGAATAAATTCTATCATGTAAGTGCGcttaagagcaactgcaatggacgattaaacccaaattttcagtcgagtgggctggcgtagtgggacggaccatcgatcaaaatttgatcaaagagtaaaatccagaccaaatttggtctgcgatcaggaccaaatccaaatatagtcgggcgttgatataatctccgctacacatcgggcgttgatataatctccaccattcatcgggcgttgatataatgtacgcatgaaacggggcgttgatataatgtacgcctgaaacggggcgttgatataatgtacgcccgatggggcgttgatataatgtacgcatgaaacgggcgttgatatacttaacgccccactttcacaaattttcaaaacttacatGGGGCGTTGATTTActtaacgccccatttttttcttttttcaaaacttacatggggcgttgatatacttaacgccccatctttttttttttttttgtttgtgaagCGTAGAAcaataccaacgccccactcgcgcgttatctttaccaacgccccattcgggcgttatctttaccaacgcctgataccaggcgtaatgtttatcaacgcacgaccaaatatactcttttcccactacgccacatgacggactaaacccaaatttggtctttttttttagtctttggtctttggttatactcgcaccactgtggacgctctaagggaGTAAAACTAACTTAAGTTCTGATGTGGATTTGTCGATTATATCAACTTTATGTTAAGCCATACCATGTTAAAGATAAAGGTTGTTAAAAACTATTACTATATAGGTTTTGAAACAAGAAATGTCGCATCAAGAGTTGATGGCTGTGTTTTGTAAGATGTCTAATTTTGAGAAACATTTATATTGTAATCTCCGCATCTGTAGTCTTTTTTGCGACATGACACCAACAGTACTTGTGCATGCAGATACTTTTTGGGATTGATCCAAAAAAACGACGCACCATACTTGAAATCTCCAAAGTCCAGCCAAGAAGGAAGGAAACAATAGGGATGAGACAAGTATATTACAtgacagaaaacagaagagggaAAAGGTCATTAAAAAGTTCATACTCATCACAGCCTTCACAGGTGATCGATAGAACATTGGTCTTAAATTACTTAATGAATACAGTGTGATATATGTTTTACGTTTAGTCTTTGTTCATTTGGATTTTCTTGCTTGTATGTTTATTGAGTGAATTATGACCATTATTGAGCTATTTTGTACATATACAAGGTTCTTCAAATGGAAAATAACGCGCCATTGCTTTGAATAAAATAACATTACTGGATTACTGTGATACCTTAGGAACTATCGTCACTATAATTTTAATCAGAACTATAACAAATACAGAGGCAATTAGTTATGGACTATTAGAAACAACCTAAATATAAAGATGCTTAAGTTGAGAGGTCAATTTATTTGCGGGTGTGCATGCGCACACTCACACACTTGCTTGCTGATTGAAAATTATGTCAGTGAAACTTCCAAGCAGAAATAGATGACAGTGGAGTTCCTTTCCACCCAAGTATTAAGCATTCCCGATTCATGTCAAGTGAGCAAGAACTCCAGCATGGAACTTGTTTCAGAATTAGATCAGCTTGATACAAATTTGACTGACTGAGTTCTGTTTCGACCATTCCATATCTTGTAAAGAATGCTCTCCAGATATCAACTCCAACATGTCGAAATGTTCTTTCCTCGCCTTCTGTTGACACTATATTATTTATTGCTTGACCATAATAGAATCTCTCAATTACTATTCTGTTCTCATGGTTCTGTTCATCCATACAGGTTCCAAGACAGTCAAAAACTGCACCATAGAAGAAAAGCGTTTCAATGAAACGGTTAACAAAAGATGGTGAGTTATGGTTTCCTTCAACCTCAGTGACCACCATTACACATGGATTCAGGTTTCTTACTACTCTCATTAGCGTTTCTAGTCGGTCAGGCATAAGTATCATCGTCCGTAGAAACAATGGACAGTAAACAGCAACCGCTTCATCCGCTTCTATTTCAAATGATTCTGGCTTTAGTTCATTCAAGTCTGATATAATAAGCACGTCGAACTTGAACGGGAAATTCATGGATTCTGCAAAAAATTCCAACCTCTTACCCGTTTCCTCGATTGGCTGTCTCAAAGTTCCAACAGCAGTGATCTTAAGAAGTTCAATTGGACATTGATGCCTACTTGCAAGAGCTTGCATCAACACTGAACCCTGCATTCCAATCCTGATTCCAAAATCAATCAAATGAACCTTACTAGCCGAAGCTACATTATCCACAATGGTTTGAATTCCTGCAAACTGCAAGACTTTTCCAAAAGGAAGTGTTTGATGACAGGCTAGAAGTGCTGGATTCAGAGTCATCATCGCTTTGTCCACATCGATTGGCTGTTCTTCTCTTCCTTCAGATATCTTTAATGGAATTCTTCCTGTTTCTCTATCGATCCTGTCTCTGAGACCTTCTGCATAATAATATACAACTCTCTCTACTGGGTTTCCTGTAGTCGATGATAAGTAATCACATTGAGTTAGCAATCTACTAGCCAAGTTGAACTGTTTGTTGTTTACCAACTCTGCTGAAGCTAAAAGGAGTTGTGCTAATTCTACATCCTTGCTCTCCTCATCGCTGAGGGAAGAAATAGAGCAGTCAAATTGATTTGTAATGACAATCATATCATCTTCTTGTTTAGCAGACAACTGAATGAACCGCGCACCTGCAACTCTAAATGCTTCTTCAGTTGATAATCTTCCACCATTATCGACTGTTGTAAATTCTACTTCATTTTGAAGCTCATTTGATCTTCTTTCATCTTTCAATTTCTTGAGTCTCTTAGTGTAATTATTTAAAAGCTCTAAAGAGGTTAACGATATCGGGCACATGTTTTCCTTCTTTCccttatccttcttttcttcaacAAGATCTGGAATTTCATGCATGTCAGAATGGAAAACTATAGAATCTTGAGTTATTATTGACTGGTGAACTGGAGGAAACCCCATGTTGAGCTGAAAATTGTCCAGCATGGGAAAGTCGGAAAACAACTGTTCTTGATCTTTAGGGAACCAGGCTCCTTTCTGTAAAGTATTTTCATGATCAGAACCATAATCTAGTGTACAAAGGTTATTGATACCTTCCCAATCTTCATATCCAGAGAAAGGATGTAGCTCATTTCTGTTAACAATACTTTCTTTCTTCTCGTAAATTCGAGTAGGATCACCATAAACTTCCCGGTCTCCTTCGAACTCATAGTTCTCACAAGCGAAGACAGCATTCATCATTTCTATAAAGCGAAAACCAAAATGAACCTAATCTGGAGCACTTGTTTTCTTTCTCGAGCTCAAGTTTTAAAATCACAAGCGAAACCTTTCTCTGTCGAAGCCATAAATATACTAGCCGGTGGTGGCACATTACGCTGTCAACATGTAAGAAGCGTGAGACGAATCGATATTATCAACTTGGCCTGCAGCAGCTATGACATGCTATAGATTTTGTTATCACAATGACAATTGAAAATACATtatcttaaacaagaaaacaagttTTTTTAACAAGAAGTTTGTGAGTGTTTTTTAGGGCGACAACAAAGACATATTAACCAGAAATTGATTATTTTATGAACACAGacaaatttgataaattctaagaAGTTAAACCAAGTAGTGAATGACAACCAAATAACTAAGGAAATGTGAGGAACATTGAGCATGAAACAAGTACATAATTATGTGATTTCATTTGAGTTAGCGAAAAACTTATATGTTTCCCTCGTGAGGGAGGATCCAtgacactcttagatggatattatcatacatgatttgcatcattttctccgtaaaattcaaacgacaatgaatttaaatctaatattttgatgatccATTTTTCTTATAAGAtttacattcctaccaaaaatgggCATAATTTGAGATGCCAAATCTCaccatctaccgatcttaatttcaaccgttaactttTAATGGCTGATATTCAAAGggatagatggtggtgttatacgtctcgaattgtgctcatttttgatAGGAATGTAGAGTCTCATAAAAGGACATATCATCAAGATATGAATATTAGATTTATATTCATCGTTTGGATATTACGGAGAAAATGACGCAAATTATGGATGATAGTGCCAATTTAAGAGTGCCCatttaagagtgtccatggatcttcCCTCGTGTTTAAATAACACTTATCTATAATATAAAGCAAAATGATTTGTTTGGCGTCTTAAAAGGATTTTCGTTCAACGATGAAATGTCGAAACTGCCCCTCAATGATTTTTTCGTTCCCTCAAACTGACGTAAATGTTTACAAACGCAGGGGCAAAAACGGCTAAGGAGTTAAAATAATGACGCGATTGCCCCTCCGTGTTTTTGAGTTTGCTTTAGTTTTTATCGTAAATGTCACCAAATCCAGGGGCAAATATGTATCTGTATTCCACCTGAACAGAAAACAAAAACGCAGAAGAAGAAACTTCTCTCTCGATTTCGATTCCTTTCTTCTTCGTCGAAATCGACCAGTTTCATCTTGGATTTCGATTAATGTTTACTAGATTTCGATTAATGTTTACTCAATTTCGATCCTAGAGTACAGATCTTGGATTTGGTAGATTGAATACTCAATCGTCTTTACCATGTAACCCTAAATTCGAAATTGGGTGAACTGATTGAACCACCACCATTACCAACTTCGTCCTCTGCTTTCTACATCGAAATTGAGTGGATTGAttgaaccaccatcaacaacttcgTCAGCGGTAAGGGTTTCATCAACTCTAAATCTCTGCTTTTAATTCACAAACCCTATATGCAAACCCTAACACTTAAAGTTAAATTCTGGATATGAGTTGAAGAGTTAATTATGGCTATGGGTTGATTAAACCCATAATTTGATTCGATTATACTAACAGTGCATATTTGTCGGGAACTATTACTATATGTTCCATGCTTTCAAATATTTAGGGGGATACAGCTATGCCATGGCTACATGGATACAGAAGTGTTTTCAATACAATGACAGCTGAAGAAGCAACGGTGAGGAAAATGACTTTAAGTGTTCATCTCTTGCTACTTTTCTTAAGCCCATCCTTTCATATGATTTGACCACCTATAGAAAATCTCAATAAGTTTGAGGGCTTACATGTACCACAGTACCAGACACTTGATATTGGATTAAGACttaattcactataatattttGCAATAAGGATTAGTTACTTTCTGACTGAATTTCTTAATCTCAGCTTGCAAATTAAGGGGAAAGGGGCTTTTTCctgtatgttaattttattgttgTTAAATCCATTTTCTTCTAAAAAGCAGTGGCGAATTTTGAATTTTAATATTAAGTTTTAGAATTTCATACATGGGACTCACGCATTGATCTTATTCTATTTTCATTTTTGCTTTGGGTTCTTGAAGGAGCTATGTGTTTCTACAAAATTAACTAACGTTTGACTTTCAGGTGTTGAACCTAGAGTGTATGGGAATGGAGTATACTCAAGGTTGAGGAGTTCAGGTGAGGGTTACATTACTTTCTGACTGAATTTCTCTATTTCAGCTTGCAAATTAATGGGTAATGCGCATTTTGCTGTATGCAAATTTTATTGTTGTTATATTCATTGAATTTATTCCATTGTTTTAGAATTTGATTGTTGTTCTATCCATGTTTTGTTGATGGAATAGCTCCTGTTTGTCTAAATGTCTAACATAATACCAACAATGTTTTAACATCTTCTATTACTATTGTGGATGGATTCATCGAGTTCTCATCCACGACAAAGTCCGAGACTTAATGATCTAGCCCGAGTTCGAGAGCTAACGGAGAGTGATACTGAAAAAGAAAGGCGGCTGCGCCGTGCTCAATATACGGCAAAACTAGATTCAACTACGGAAGGCGACCTACAAGAGCGCAATGAACGACGCCGTGCAGCTTATTGTGCAAGAATTAGTGCAGCAAATCGCCAACCATATGAACCTGAAGCCAGTTGTAAGCTTACTGAATTCAATGACATCTTTAGTAAATCCTCAGCGCATAAGTAAGGACCTGAGAACATAAGCTTATACATAGATTTTTGTTTTTACATATGCAGCAAGTATACAAGTTTCAGTATCAGCTGGGGAGCATAACGCAGATCCAAGTTTCATTCTTCGGCGAAGTCTGAGAATTCAGCTGCTATAGAGAGCACTTTAGTTGGACATACGCCATATTGCAATGAAATAAAGACGAAGCGCAATGAGTGAAAGTGACAAATATAGGATCCTTGAACAACGACGAGCTTAAATGCGAAGAAAAATAAAGGGTGATGCAACTAATAATGAGCACAGAGCGGGACCAAGTACTGGtaagtcttttgatataaaagtATAATTACAATAATGGATTAGTTGAGACATGAGACAGTACTTAACTTCATTTTGCTTTATGATAATGGAATTAGTTGAGATATATATCATACAATTCTGCTTGAACCATGGATTCCGTTTTCATGTTTCTCTGTAGATGTGTCAGATATGTGGCATTAGTGACTAAAATATTGCAACCTGTTAGACATTGCACTCAACAGGTTGTAATATGTTATCATTTGGTTAGAATATAACTTAAACTAACTTACCGATATCTGTTGTAAAGCATGTGTCGTTCATTCATTATCCTTGAGTACTCTAGCTATAACAGTGCTAGAGCGCAATGACGTTCATGTTATCAACCTCCATGTTAGTTTGTTGTTCCTCGCATCCATGATATAAAAGTAATTGCAATGATGTTACAATTGGTAGAGCATTTACTATGGCTTCCTATAAATTcggatttttgttttttatttatttgcattATGCTATATTTCCTGGGTTCGGAGAGGAGACCAAAATTACTACTTTGTATaatcatatttttcttttgcttcttTCAGCTGGCAGCCTGTAGCTTCCTTTGATAGATGAAGTGCAGGAGCTTAAGTCAAAGGTCTGTTCTTTTTATATAGCAAATTGTGATTTTCGTTGATAGAATCCTTGACTTACATGCATTTTCTGCGCCTAGCAAGTATATTCTTCAAAAGAAGAGAAATTTTATCGTATGGATACTTCTTTATAGTGTTTGATCAATGCTCTTATATCACTACTGACTAAAATTTGCTTTAGTGAGACCTTGGGTACTGAGGCTGAAGTACGAGTGAGTACACGAACAACTTCTGAGCTGAAATGTTGGCAGCTGACAGCTGAGATGGTCTTTAACGCTGAAGTTCAAGTTCAATTGATGTCACCACTCAATTGCTATTAACCAGTCGTGCAAAATTGTTGGACTTGGTTACCTGAGTGAGTATTTTTGCTTCTAGACCCTTCCATGTGTAAAAGTCCTTTTCAATTTTTCAAGCCTGATTATGGCCTCTGTACTAAATGTTGGAAAACAAAACTAATGTAATACAAATTAATAAAATTCATCATTTACCAGTTTACATCAAGATTTGAGCACCAATTCATTAGTTTTTCCTATTTACAAAGTTCCTGCCATTATgcaagcaagagttataggacagAACGACCATGTACATATATGTCCAAACAGAAATGATGATTGATACT is a genomic window of Papaver somniferum cultivar HN1 unplaced genomic scaffold, ASM357369v1 unplaced-scaffold_137, whole genome shotgun sequence containing:
- the LOC113334571 gene encoding DELLA protein RGA2-like — translated: MMNAVFACENYEFEGDREVYGDPTRIYEKKESIVNRNELHPFSGYEDWEGINNLCTLDYGSDHENTLQKGAWFPKDQEQLFSDFPMLDNFQLNMGFPPVHQSIITQDSIVFHSDMHEIPDLVEEKKDKGKKENMCPISLTSLELLNNYTKRLKKLKDERRSNELQNEVEFTTVDNGGRLSTEEAFRVAGARFIQLSAKQEDDMIVITNQFDCSISSLSDEESKDVELAQLLLASAELVNNKQFNLASRLLTQCDYLSSTTGNPVERVVYYYAEGLRDRIDRETGRIPLKISEGREEQPIDVDKAMMTLNPALLACHQTLPFGKVLQFAGIQTIVDNVASASKVHLIDFGIRIGMQGSVLMQALASRHQCPIELLKITAVGTLRQPIEETGKRSG